A stretch of Pangasianodon hypophthalmus isolate fPanHyp1 chromosome 9, fPanHyp1.pri, whole genome shotgun sequence DNA encodes these proteins:
- the LOC113530015 gene encoding achaete-scute homolog 1b: METSSSMPTTQLAQGQCHFGRVERRQECALSSASQSQSKSKVLKRQRSNSPELLRCKRRLSFTGLGYSIPQQQPVAVARRNERERNRVKQVNMGFQTLRQHVPNGAANKKMSKVETLRSAVEYIRALQQLLDEHDAISAAFQCGVPSPTLSNSYSADPESPHSSYSSDDGSYEPLSSEEQELLDFTTWFNRY; encoded by the coding sequence ATGGAGACCAGCAGCAGTATGCCAACGACACAACTGGCGCAGGGTCAGTGCCACTTCGGACGCGTGGAGAGACGGCAAGAGTGCGCACTCTCCAGCGCGAGCCAGAGTCAGAGCAAGAGCAAAGTGCTGAAGAGACAGCGCTCCAACTCTCCTGAGCTGCTGCGCTGCAAGAGGAGGCTCAGCTTCACCGGCCTGGGCTACAGCATCCCCCAGCAGCAGCCGGTCGCCGTGGCGCGGCGCAACGAGAGAGAAAGGAACCGGGTCAAGCAAGTAAACATGGGCTTTCAGACCCTGCGCCAGCACGTCCCGAACGGAGCGGCCAACAAAAAGATGAGCAAAGTAGAAACCCTGAGGTCGGCGGTGGAGTACATCCGCGCTCTGCAGCAGCTCCTGGACGAGCACGACGCCATTTCAGCCGCGTTTCAGTGCGGCGTTCCCTCTCCAACCCTGTCCAACAGCTACTCCGCGGACCCCGAGTCGCCACATTCGTCTTACTCCTCTGACGACGGGAGTTACGAGCCTCTGAGCTCCGAAGAGCAGGAGCTGCTGGACTTCACCACATGGTTCAACAGATACTGA
- the irf7 gene encoding interferon regulatory factor 7, whose protein sequence is MPLGEQNAKTRLCFDKASAHPLAESDMSIINSAVRPQFGHWLLEQVQSGRYDGLYMIDRDTFRIPWKHNSRKDCGDEDNKIFRAWAVVSGKINEYPNDKAKWKTNFRCALNSLTQFKMIHDNSKDSENPHKIYRIIRPENHQQCSSIHIEALYSSTNNQCEEMEYDLPNHMDTLHLNQQPTEIQYWPDYQQPIQDLADHANLCIPQMPIVQQHCLPNNLPVSAPPLAQVPYNTVHQPFILPSINELEISIHYRKMEMLKVQCEGPRIQLHSQCDESELRGMSVPFPSTEALTDHKQVQYTKRLLDNIKRGLILEVCSAGIYGFRQDKCNVFVSTCDPAEIQNPEPRKLPQNQNELLFSFDKYKKDLMDFKENRRGSPEYTIYLCFGEKFPDGKPLDRKLIVVKVVPLICRELHKAAQLEGASSLQNDNISLQFSHNSLYELIEATFSPPPAV, encoded by the exons ATGCCGCTCGGCGAACAAAACGCGAAAACACGACTCTGTTTTGACAAAGCGTCTGCTCACCCCCTGGCCGAGAGCGACATGTCGATAATAAACAG CGCGGTGCGACCGCAGTTCGGACACTGGCTCCTAGAGCAGGTGCAGTCCGGACGGTACGATGGACTTTACATGATCGACAGAGACACATTCCGCATCCCGTGGAAGCACAACTCGAGGAAAGACTGCGGAGACGAGGATAACAAAATATTCCGA GCATGGGCTGTGGTTAGTGGTAAGATCAATGAGTATCCCAATGACAAGGCAAAGTGGAAGACCAACTTCCGCTGTGCCCTCAACAGCCTTACACAGTTCAAGATGATCCATGACAACTCCAAGGACTCAGAGAATCCCCATAAAATCTACCGCATCATCCGTCCTGAAA ACCATCAGCAGTGCTCGAGCATTCACATTGAAGCCTTGTACAGCTCCACAAACAATCAATGTGAAGAAATGGAG TATGATTTGCCAAACCACATGGACACCTTGCATCTAAATCAACAGCCCACAG AAATACAGTATTGGCCAGACTATCAACAACCTATCCAAGACCTAGCAGATCACGCCAACCTCTGTATCCCCCAAATGCCAATTGTGCAGCAGCATTGCCTTCCGAATAACCTGCCTGTTTCAGCACCACCTTTAGCACAGGTACCCTACAATACAG TGCACCAGCCTTTCATCCTGCCTTCTATCAACGAGCTGGAGATCTCCATTCACTACAGGAAAATGGAGATGCTGAAGGTGCAGTGCGAAGGTCCACGCATTCAGCTCCACTCACAGTGTGATGAGTCAGAGCTGAGGGGCATGTCCGTGCCCTTCCCCAGCACCGAGGCGCTCACTGACCACAAACAGGTCCAGTACACCAAGCGCCTCCTGGACAACATCAAAAGGGGTCTGATCCTGGAGGTCTGCTCCGCAGGCATCTACGGCTTCCGCCAGGACAAGTGCAACGTGTTCGTCAGCACGTGCGATCCTGCCGAGATCCAGAACCCAGAGCCCAGAAAGCTGCCCCAGAACCAGAATGAACTGCTGTTCAGCTTCGACAAGTACAAGAAAG ATCTTATGGACTTCAAAGAGAACAGACGTGGATCTCCTGAGTACACCATCTATTTGTGCTTCGGGGAGAAGTTCCCAGATGGAAAGCCACTGGACAGAAAGCTGATTGTTGTGAAG gttgtGCCTCTGATTTGTCGTGAGTTGCATAAGGCAGCACAGCTGGAAGGAGCGTCATCTCTGCAAAATGACAACATCAGCCTGCAGTTCTCCCACAATAGCTTGTATGAACTGATTGAAGCCACTTTCTCACCACCTCCAGCTGTATAA